A stretch of DNA from Anthonomus grandis grandis chromosome 22, icAntGran1.3, whole genome shotgun sequence:
CGCAGGCGATGGGAATCATTCAGAGGTCGAATGGTTTGGCGTGGTGACAGCATTCTTAAAGACGCTAAATAGCCCGAACCGTCACTTCCGGCGTCACTCGAAGGCGGCAAAGACAACGACAAGTTGAACCGGGACGAATCATTACCCGGCTGTGCATTCGTTGATGCATCTTCATCGTCTTCGTCGGTGTCATCATCATCCCCGTTGTGTTGATTCACCACCGCTGGAAGGGGGGGTGTGGTGGAGGTTGACGGGGTGTTCGCCCTCTGAGTCGGACTCGCCGAAGCTGGCGGAGTTGCCGACTTGCGTGTTCTTGGAGTCGACGAGGAGGACGCCGGAGGAGTCGTCGATTGTGGTGTGGGGATACTTCGAGCATGGCTCCGGCGTGTTCTACAACGACTTGTACTGGCAACTGGTGAatctatgaaaaaattaattgtctaGTAGTAGTTTTATAGGCTCGAGTGAATGGAAGCAGAATTATAAGGAATTGCTTCACTGGAGATGTATCAGGACTCTGGTTGGGCTGGGGCATAGAGATTGTCGTAGGCGGTACATCAGAGATCTTCATATACTTACATTTCCTTGCGCCTACATCTATCAATGTTTAGtttatattgttaataatatcTCAGTTTTCACAGTTTACAACTTATGCAGATATAAACCCAGACATAATTAAAACATTATCACAGGCTCTCTAGAACCAGACGAGGCTCTGACTACTATTCTTCTATCcagttttttaatgttattccaGTCCATATAAGAAATCTTGAAGcttaggaaaattaaattatatttggtaAATGGTGCATTTTATTCTTatgaataaaatgattattcttagaaagcaattttaatttactttgacTGATAATTCTGAATAATGTTCTTAAATTTCATACAGAAATGTTTTGATTCTGTATGAAATTTTGTTTCCTTTGGGTGTTCtgtgttgtaatattttatatgaaatattttatacactTCAAGGTATagagcaaaatattttaaaaaacacaattttttaaatccctaATAAGATTACTAAATTGCAATAAGGAAATTCCTAAAACTTCAATACCATTAGAGTTTACTAGCCTCAATTTCCACAGGCAAGTACATAGCATAGTTGGTATGATGATGATGAggcaaagaaaataatcaatttaccCTCAGATTACAATgtggaatattaaataaaattttattaagtagttcAGGACAAAGCACAAAgccattcaaaagtttataaataaacattaaatcatTATTAGTGCATCTTTTAGTCATTAGGAACTAAAATGTGAAATTTGTAAGGCCAGAATCACAAATATTTGCTTTGAACTTGTTCCACTGCTatacaattattcatgtaaaaaGAAGACCAAATTACTGatccatactccaacaaagagaCATCAAGTGACATATGCAACCTTATTCAAAGTTTCAACCAACAAGTCTTTACAAAACCAAGAACCTTAGATGCTTCAGTTGTAATAGTATTCACATGGGTACTAAAATTTAAGtgttcatcaaaaaagataccagGGTCCTTTACTACTTCAGTGTACCTAAGATTAACATTGTCAATAGTGTAAAAGGAAATTACCAGTTTGTTTCtgtgataaaaaataatgtaactgCATTTACTGACATTTAAAGCCAAACCATTCCCAAGACACCATTCACACAGCCTATTCAAATCATCTTGGAAGAGAACCATGTCCTGCTCTGAACTGATcaccataaaatattttaaattgtcagcaaacaacaaaaaattactatttttaaagcaaaccaagatatcattaatgaaaatattaaagaatgaccaccctgtggaaccccaAAGATCACACCGAGAAGGTGAGACCTAGCATCACCAATTTTGTACCTGCTGAAGTCTGTCAGAAAGAGAACTTGCAAACCAAATCACGAAACaatctgaaaaaccaaaaactcacaattttttcaaaaatatgctACAACTGACACTGTCAAATaccttggaaaaatctgtatatattaaAACCACTTATTTATCCTTCTCCAAAGCACCCTGATACAACAAGTTTGTAATTGTAAACCTGCTACAACTAAAGCCATGCTGTTCACCTACCAGAAgttctttacaataaaaattaatttgttcatAAGTTTTGGAATGGCAGACTGTAGGCACACATTCCTGTAATTGATCATTTAATTGGCAGCAtgacatttaaatatagttaaaaaaaatgctcttaAAAACCTCAAGAATAAGATTCTCTCACATTTCTCCAGATACAATTAAGCCAATAATCGAATATCTAATAAGACAGACAAAAAATAGAAACTTCACAAGAATCCTAATGATTGAATGAGGGTACGATAAAACTCCTGATATGATGGTATGGGAAAATTAAGTGGCAAGGGATGACACATGGATTTATACATTATTTAGGAGTCTATTTGTTCCAAAACCATCTACGAAATTAACCAAATGTTATGATGAAACCAAAAACAAATCTCTATGCAAGATCATAATTACTCAGATTGAGGTTCTCAAAGCTTTGGagtttaaatgagaaaaagggTGCATAGCCAGATGAAATTCCAGCTATTTTCGCAAAGAAAATGTTGCTGCATTTTCTGACCTAGAGATATTTCTCTGAATCAGTTCTGTGCTTGATTGCGAGTGGGAATCTTCAAGCAAATGTTGACTCCCTAATCCAATCTTGTAAGAGAATCAACTATGTTTATACTTTATTGTTTTACACTTATTATTCTCCTCAAACTTGGTGGGAGTGTCTTGAGAAGGGTTTGACATATAAGGGACTTGGGATTTTATTCGCCTCCAAAATGTCCTTTAACTTACATATTGACAAGTTagttaaaaattgcaaaaaaatgctGAAGTTTGTTAAGAAACAGTGTGCTTAATAAACTTCagcattttcataataattataaaaccaTTAGACCTTGCTATTATTCATATGTGTTTGACTCTAGTTTGCCATTTATAGGGTCCTAGATACAGTAAGAATATTAACTGATTCGAAGAGATATAGATTTTTGACTTTCTCATTGAGAACCACAATTACTCGTGTagttcattaatattttaaaactggaAGAGATACTATTTGAGAAATTTTGATATTGTACAAGATtgttaataattactttaatgCTCCAGGTCTACTCAGTAAGGTTTGTTTAGGCGTACCTGTTTACCAACTTAAAAACCATGAATTGCGCTATATTCTTTAttgcagaaataaaaattattgcagttgTATTTGTTACTAGATTTCATTTAAAGTTGTGTGCTGTTTTATAACATAACAttcaatattttgttaaattagtgCATTAATAAGTATTACATTTGtcatgtttaatatttaaattaaaatatataccttAGGTTAAGTTAAGataccatttttaaattttgccaatctgtttgtattgtattttaaaaactgcaataaaTAAACGTCATAAAATTGAAAGGAGCACATAACCTGAATACTTTTCTTAAATACCAAAAGTATCCTAAAGACTTACTGCTTCCACCCTCACCATCTGATAACTCATCAAAAAACAGTTCAGGATCTGGTTCATCACCTGTTAATACCAAAGGATCCATCTCCACTTCACCTTCAGATCCGCATGCTTCCAGTGGGAAAGCCCCCTCCGGCTGGTTTTCCATGTGTGGTTCCTGAAGTACTGCTTCTACTGCGTCACTATTAGCTTCAGCTAGGGCTTCTGGAGGAGTGTCTATTGCAGCAGCAGCAGTTTGGGACTTGCTGCTTTTTGCTGAAGGGGGAGGTGTTTTGTCACCTTTATTGTTGCCGTTTTCTTCCATACTTTGTTCTGAAATATGGAACTcctatacataataataataatactagagagaaagaaaatatgctatattttacataaaagaaaatcttgtgtacaagcatcctaaaaactaaaaaattacaaatttacagAGCAactaatacatatttttaaaatataagatttctcaaaaacacattattaaagaaataacaaaacaggcttaaaaataagtaaagccaTTGCTAAACGAAGTTAGAGGaaataaatgaaacaataatagaacaaaacaaaaggcattgttaaaaaattcataatatcATGTAGGTAATGAAAgtgattttaaactttttaatatctaatgttTGTCTAATTTGTAGAGGaacatgattttaaatttttttaccaagGCATATGAGTAAGTTTCTGGTAACAAAGGATGAATCTGTACATCCTAGTAGGGGAAAATTATCTACCTGTTGGGTCATATGAGTAGTGTTAGAAGAAGGTTTaggatatttatatttatttattttatttttagtatatttatctaactgctttttttttttgaataacgaAAATAATGTTCGCAAACCCCTTGTTGCTTAAgccctaaaaaaaaatacactgaaCATACAACCACTCCTCCCAGCTCATGTTTTGCCATTCTTCCTGCAACACTAAAGGTCTTTATTTTAAGCTAAGTTCAGTTCAGAAAGATGTTATTAACTGAATTTAACTGAACAAGTACAttacaaaaagtttatataagtAACGGGAACAAAgaatcgaaaataaaatttccaaattaaaactatttaactaactaaacaaatataataaccAAATTGAgcaaacaataaattataacttattttaaataaaaaactaaattgcactatttaaatattatttatagtcTCTTTTAAGTGGTCAGTAAGGAAGGTTCCtgaaaaaatttagatttaattaGTGTTGAGCGTGCAATagacaaaatttttgagaatagctTACACCATAGAACATCAATCTACAGCAATTAGTTTTGACCTTTGTGgtgcagaaaattctgatgatatgatatgaggaatatttttatgattttggtaagggagattacatagcaattaatgattgtcttgctgggatagactggaatcaattgtttttgggagagacatctattgatgtcatagtttcaattttctataatgtgatctacccctcaatggaaaggtttattcctctaaagaggtacaaaagttcttcttttccatcttggttttcttcagagcttcgcagtttgatcataagaaagaaacaaattcacaaaaagtttaaaattagtggtcaacagcaggattatgatgaatttgtattgttgagacaacaatgtgagtacttaagagagttgtgctatcaacaatacattaataaggtggaaatgaatctcACTGGCAATCCAaggtacttctggtcatatattcaaaataaaagaactggttttagtgttccctccagaatgacatacaataacaggattagtatgaatatctcggatactgcgaatatgtttgcagaatacttttcatccgtctattcggatgagcaagtcaatgacataccatcttttgattttgataaatcaatttgtctgagcactttaactctgtcaacgcaggatgtttatgaggttattacttcctctaagaataagctctgcgctggaccagatgggattccggcattcttcctaaagaaatgtgtttgtgttcttacaaaaccaatactgttcatttttaacaaatctctaggtactggttcttatcccactctctgaaagagaagttttctaaaacccatttttaaatctggtagtagaaatgaaatttccaattatcgggctgtgtgtaaccaatctgagttgccaaagctgcttgactgcctggtcagtcataggattgcctggagttttaaatctttatttaatcctgagcaatctggatttataaaaggcagatctactgatgctaatttggtgctgtatgtcaactacctctacctctatttggagaagggacttcaggttgactcaatatatacagatttttccaaggcttttgatagggttaactatggggtactcttgcagaagcttaaGGCTTATGGCTTAAGGCTTTAAGCTATaggggcctcttcttcagtggatctcgggattcatcagaggtagaacccagattgttaatcttggaggtacatattcctctgaaattttggtgccatctggggtgccacagggctctcactcgggccctgttttgttttgcctctttttgattgatttagtttggaaacttgaaaattgtcatgtgctaatgtttgctgatgatgtgaagctatttaggcttatcacatccctttctgatgctgtgctcctgcaaaaagacctcaatttgttctttgattggtgccacttgaatagaatgtcccttaatatcaataagaaACCATAAgtttactttttctaagcaaagaaaccctattgcttttctttataaattaaataatgtagcaattggtgtcaaaacagaggtttctgacttaggaatattaattgactccaggttgtcttttaaaagtcacatcaatcaggtgactggtagggcaatgaaaatgctgggttttatcaaatggtctacaactgatttgtctttgtttacttttagattactttattgctctcttgttaggcccatcttggagtatggctcaattgtgtggtccccgtcatataactgctacattgagcagattgaaaaaactcaaaataaatttttaagggtggcggcCTTTGAGATGTGGTTACAgaagacaggagtattactatcagtgggtcagagataacctgaacttacccacattagagtcacgaagaacattacttgacttatgttttatgcataaaattttaaatgctactatagactgtcccgagttattgtctctttttaaacttaggatgccttccagattgaatagacaatcagaaatattttcagtcccattccaccataccaattatggcattaatgagccaattacacgaatggcttgaggtgctaatggtctgtcagcacagataaacttttttgactctaggataacatcttttaaggggcagttaaagaatattatttcataggggctttaattaatgaACTCATCTATACCTTTcactgatttatagatagttttgtatctgaatatatatgtttgtatgggtatgctatgtaacacttttgtaaatggattccgttaataaataaataaataaaaagtgggTGTTGACCAACATAGGTAAAAAGTAGGAAAATGAATATTAGAAAAGTTCGGTTCTATGTTAAAGGAATATTTATAAAGCTATATAAACACCAAATCTCTATAGTCACCAAAGACAGATATGAACTGATTTAGTTTACTCATTTCTAAAACTCCCTAACAGTTAAAACATATTGAATTACTATTACAATTCACTGATAACAGTGGCATTCTAATGTTTCCTGTAATGCCTGGGAGACTGCTAtcaatgtttataatttattgcaccttttaataaaattgttctaGATGAAGCGAGTAAGCGGTAttggaaaagtaaaaaaaaactaaagactGTTAGAGTTTTAATAGACCAAAATCTAAAATGGGTTGCGCATATTGGTTGTCTCAAAGAATCAACACTTCAAAGTACGACACTTAAAGTGCAAAACtatgttttcttatttataaatcatTGGTCGTGTTCTTTTTGATGTGAGTGGGGCACTTTGGGTCCCTTCACTCCAACCTTAGGTCTATTGTGACTCACTCCTAAGTGTTTATACTTCCCCGATGAGTCTTTACTTACTTACTACATGACTGCATGGGTGGGAGTTATAAAAGTATACCCACAGTACCTTACCTATACTTCAGAACTATATATTCAAAAGGTACAACATAAAACTAATGTATAATGAGGATAAAAGACATGTGGTTCACCTTTATATAGAGTATGTGCACtcatttatttgaaatactAAAATACTCATTCCGTTTATAATCTATAGAACAACATTGTTaaaagttaatcaaattaattaaaatatttgacggGTGTAAAAATCGGTTAACATTAAGAAAATGCTTAAAAGGGTCGGAATATCTCAGTCTACAAAAGGAGCCAGCGACTGATTATTCATATACTATGTGAAATGCACATTCTCGCTGTATTTATAAGTTGTAGCAATAATTTTGAGATCGGTGTAGAATCTTGGGTATCTTCGGGCAACATCCTGAGAAGACATACATCTCAAGGTCAGTTtcatatgaaataataattaaaataccaCTATAAAGACCCTTAATGATTATATTACATTTGTTATTGAATGTCTTTACTATGTGATTAGTTGGTTCAATTCTTTTAACAGCTGTGGATGGTTTAATGTAACAAACTGCCTCAAGAGCTTCCTATGAGAAGCTGCACTGAAGCTTTTCCATGATGCTGTATACAAATTATTAGCATTTGAACTATTAGGCTAATGgattttaaaggaaaatcaaGATTTAATGTTGTAAAACCCAGAACTATGTATTACTTTACGTTTTATTATGCTAAAGGGGGTAAATCCAAGCTATTTAGTTGTTAGGACCGTTGCAAGAccgttttatttcaatttaccGGCTAAGCGGCGGCGGTGCTAGGGAAGCCGTTGAAGGTTTGGGATTTAAAAACGTAGATTTAAAAGCAGTAGTCATGAATAATAACTGAATATAGTACCACAATAtccattattaaataaaataatcacttACCGGTACCCCTTGGGTGGAAAAAAACTTGCAAACTAAAATAATAAGGAAACTAACAAAAAACCCGTGGACCGACCACCGCACAAACCACCATCGACTGTAATGAAAATGGCGGCGAAGCCGCGAAAGGCGAAACAAAATGGACAAGACTGTCAATCAAGGCTACGTTGATGGGGGCGGAAGAGAATGTCACGTGCTTTGACGTTGAACTGGAACTGAAGCATCACGTGaccatcaatttttttaactgatCTTGACGTGGCGGGAGatttaagtatgtttttttGATTGAAAATGATGCGTGCCTGCTCATTCTAAAATACCCGCGAAATTTAAacttggttttaaaaaaagggaacaaaaattagattataaagtgatttattttttattaaagtagatGTTATAAAAAGGGTTTTAAGATAGATTTAACAGACACTTAAATCCGGATTGTTTCGTTTTTTAGTTAAAGTACTATTAAAAAAGTGAGttagtcatttaaaaaaaattaagttccaCTAATAAAATTATCCGCTGCTATAAATTTCAAAACTGggataaatatttatcattattactTCGCtatgattgtttttttaaaattattaattgacaTTACATTTAAGTTTGAAAAACGAAATAAtgcgaatttttatttttttttccaatatactAACCTACTAATTGGGCACGaaatttttatgctaaataattgttacatgattaaatattattttagtaaacGAGGGCAAATGTCAAGTTGTGCGTTCctaccatatttttttaaatcacatcCTTAGCTGCTAATAGTGGCGCTCTTTCAACAAATATATGTACCAATTATTGCTAAATATGCGAAATGTGATATTTAAAagtgcattttaaaaaaaaattatctttgttatgccactcTGTTTTGGGGAGGCTATACATGGTGTACTTTTAACTAGGTACCTAATAATTGtcatcacttttttttaagttcatatATTCTAGTAAAAATGTCTGCTAGGCGCCCTATAAGCCTATAATAATAttctaacataaaaaataaaccctAATCCTACTGATATGCCCTTCATTCTGGAACGCACAGTCTCACATTTaacccttaaatttttttatgtagtcTGGCCGTTATTCTTTCAGCATAACTTCATTTAGAGTTAGGCTATTTCTGCTTggaaaaaaactatatacagggcaaatcagaaaaaattacttaagagAGACAAGCAAGATGTAATAAGGAAAATACTTTCTTAGAAGAAAGTCTTTACCctacagaataaaatgcttaaCTCTTAGTTTCACTAATTTTGATTGTGATCAGTGAAGTTAAGTGTTAAGTCCGGTGATCATGATGACGAATAATTATCTCATTGAAATGCATCACTCTTGATATAAGATTTGCATTTTATATGGtgaagaatgtttttttttgtgtaaaactTCCTTCTAAGAAATTATCTTCCTTATTAATCATTCACTCCACTTTCAAGATGgacttctttaataaaatcaaattgttGTATCTCTCTTATTCTATTAGACAAAGATATAATGCTGATCTAAGCACAGTGCTGTttaagcatgttttttttaatgaaattaattatccAATGTCGGAAAAAAAGGAGTCGCTTAAGGACAACAGCCGGACAAGTTTCTTTAACGCTTTACGAggaacttaaaaacgatcaaaGTTGGCTCGAGGAGAGGGCCGGATCGGACTCAGATTTGCGCGAGAAACAAAGACAACCCGACCCGTTTTTCTCATTAGGCTTGGTCATCTCTTTGTCTCTTTCTACGTGGCATTTCTGGTAGTAGTCGTAGTCTTTGAGGTACCAAACGGGTGGCCATCGATGCTCCACCAAATAGGCCTGGTTTTCGGGATGCAGAAGACGTAAACTGCGAGGAGACATTCGACACAATTTGTTGTAGTTTGTGCACAAGTGGTTCATGCACCAATCGGCCAATTGATGACCATTGTGAAGCTGAAAACGTCATAATATGTccgtatgtttttttttaagttgaaaaattaattaccttaACGGGCTCCAATAGTCGTAAGCATTGTTCAATCGCTTCTGAGGGTTGTAAGCACTCGAGATCTTCAATAACCCTCTTCTCCACCAAATTGATCAATCGTGGCAAGCAAAGTCGGTTGGCTAGTTCGAAAATGTTGACGCACTTTGAAGCTTGCACTGCCGGTAATTCATCGGTATACAAAAACCATAACAACTTATGAAATGTATACTCTCTTATGCCAGGAAAACCAATctgaaagtttaatttttcatagttaggaaaattaataataataataataactgtcTTTTTATTTGTCcccaaaataaatacatatatatatataactttcTTCTTAAAGATTGCTACGAAGAAGAGTGACTTGTTTACGACCCTATATAGTAATAGTTAAAAGAGCTAATTGATATTTTGTTGATCTGTGCTTAGGAATAGCGAAGGTATAACTGTTTCGAATATTTCTTACATGAACACAGAAGGTTTGATGTTAGCTTATTGTGTAGGTATAAGTACTACTTTACATCTACATGTATTTTTACTGTATCAGGAAAAGAATCCAAAAACCAGCAAAGTATAGGAACAACTAATTCGAGTAGAACTAATTTGTGACTTACACATCTATTAGATATAGTAAAAAGATCTAAACTTGTAAAACTCCATATGACAATTTCAAATATTCAGAACGAATAGAATTGACTGTACCTTTTGATGCTTTTCTAATAAATAGCAGATTCAAAAGTGCAAAATTGTTcagttttctaaattaaatgaagTGATCCAGGGTATAAAATGCGCGACTAAAGTCTAGTACCACCAATATCGTTGTCTTTGATCAAAACCCTTAAAATTATCGTCACAAATTCGGATGAGAGCTGTACTGGTACTGTGAATTGTTCGAAATCCTTATATTGTTGTGAGTATACTTACTGAGTTGTGATGCAAATCTTGGGAATAGGAATTATATTAGCTTGTTTCCAAGCCTCGAGAAAAACACCAACttaatacattaatttattaGGGTAATACAAGGAATTTCAACATTAATCAATCTTATATCTATGGAATCAGAATCCATAACAATACTTTTAATTTGCGAAATTACTTTATTTACCTGATCCTCACATacttgtttaaatttaaactgacTTTAAATATCTAAGTAAACATTATTTGAATATTGCTGCAAGATATTTCTTTcaaaggaaaatttattttgggCACACTCCAAGCGTGTATGTTCATATATACTTTGGCTAGAATTATAAGACCTAATAATATCtaaggttttaaatgttttccaGAAAAGTTCTggatcaatttttaatatttgtttaagaAATGCTCATTTGTCATTCTTCACTTCCCATGATATTACAAAATTTCGAAAGTGCCTTCGGCCATAATTTCATCATGAGCTTAATAGGCGTAATCCAAGGAAGCAACAAACTTAACATAGGCTTACCACTTTAGCTTGACTTTCCCGAAAGTCGCCGCTAAACATCGCTTTCATGACGTCACAACGGGCGGCAAGCATTGACTTGTGAGCCGTACATGCGCCGTCGTCCAATTCAAAAACCACGTCGGCGAATAGTCCTTGTTCCAGACAAACATCTCGGAAACGACGCTTTAAAAAACGCTCAAAAGTCGCATCATGCGGATCGGGTGCGACGAATGGATGTTTCGTAAGAAGGATCAAAAGTTGAGGAAGTTCCAAAAATTCGGCGGCTTCCCGAGTTTCCTAGTTAACGGACTAATTTAGTTGTAAACTCAAATAAAACATCCACTTACCTCTAAGTTAAGGGCGCTTCGGTCCACAGTTCCGGTGTATGCAAACTGCAAACATTGTTGCATAGCTCCAGGGGTGACTAATTTCGTTAGGGTAACCACGGTTTGTCCTTCGGGCTGAACATTTCGAATACATTGAAATGCAGGGTGGTCCAATAATTCCCGTGCAGTGGGCAGTGCTTGACAACTGGCTCTTCGCTTACAAGTTTTTTGTTCAGCACGTACAAGACACTCCGTTTCATCAGCAAAATCACCCAAAGAACTCACCTGAAAGAGAAAATACCACACTAGTCCAAACAGCACACATCCTTCAATCGATGTCCAGTATTGGTCTAAACTAAGTCGAAATGTTTATGGATTAATAATGGACATCCTATAGATAATCCAATAGACTCTAAAATAACTTTGTCCAATTGAATTTTATTGGCCTTCCTTTGAAAAGGATAATTAGTTTACTTAAGTCCAGAGGATAGATTTTATAGAGAAGccttatttttaaagatatataaaatgtaCATTTCTGGCTGAAACATGTTTCTTAATTATGCAAGACGTACGATAGATAATgtgtttataattatattttatgatcGATGCTGTATGTGAAGTATTCTCGAACTGTGCCAGTGTAAAGAGATACAATCATTGTAGCAATTATGAGTTTGTATATACATATTCTTTTCATGTATCCGGAATTTTATCGAAAGGATAGATTTATTGATCTATTTTCGACATAatcatcaaatttaattttatgaataaaaacattatttttttttatttatcccttTGCACTGACAAATTATTCGTCCAGtggataattttattcaataaagcTATGGAGGTCTACTTTT
This window harbors:
- the LOC126748309 gene encoding putative protein TPRXL isoform X2, translating into MEENGNNKGDKTPPPSAKSSKSQTAAAAIDTPPEALAEANSDAVEAVLQEPHMENQPEGAFPLEACGSEGEVEMDPLVLTDSPVASTSRCRTRRSHARSIPTPQSTTPPASSSSTPRTRKSATPPASASPTQRANTPSTSTTPPLPAVVNQHNGDDDDTDEDDEDASTNAQPGNDSSRFNLSLSLPPSSDAGSDGSGYLASLRMLSPRQTIRPLNDSHRLRGAPVTRSQSREAAAASAASTSQAQPRRRRRSNNTATSAVEPKRMRPAIDGIDGGVVGGAEEGAGGLGFMNFLRRGFRAGGAQPGPREPVPESPERDPSAGDGQHPGAREQDDEEARDAEPERRNHCTIM
- the LOC126748309 gene encoding putative protein TPRXL isoform X1, translated to MEENGNNKGDKTPPPSAKSSKSQTAAAAIDTPPEALAEANSDAVEAVLQEPHMENQPEGAFPLEACGSEGEVEMDPLVLTGDEPDPELFFDELSDGEGGSNSPVASTSRCRTRRSHARSIPTPQSTTPPASSSSTPRTRKSATPPASASPTQRANTPSTSTTPPLPAVVNQHNGDDDDTDEDDEDASTNAQPGNDSSRFNLSLSLPPSSDAGSDGSGYLASLRMLSPRQTIRPLNDSHRLRGAPVTRSQSREAAAASAASTSQAQPRRRRRSNNTATSAVEPKRMRPAIDGIDGGVVGGAEEGAGGLGFMNFLRRGFRAGGAQPGPREPVPESPERDPSAGDGQHPGAREQDDEEARDAEPERRNHCTIM
- the LOC126749149 gene encoding rho-related BTB domain-containing protein 2; translated protein: MDNEQPHQELVKCVVVGDTAVGKTRLICARACNKQVSLAQLLATHVPTVWAIDQYRIYKDVLERSWEVVDSVNVSLRLWDTFGDHEKDRRFAYGRSDVVLLCFSINSPVSLRNCRLMWYPEIRRFCPGTPVLLVGCKNDLRYMYRDEAYLSHFRDRSPFVRATRKSDLVMPDEARDVAREFGVYYYETSVLTYYGVNEVFENAIRAALIARRAQRFWMTNLKKVQRPLLQAPFKPPPPPKPEVHVTSSCYADQLRNLWLGRAHTDIVLVVGSMGFPAHRYVLAASSGAFYRLLTVDLLARSTSDSSMVSSLGDFADETECLVRAEQKTCKRRASCQALPTARELLDHPAFQCIRNVQPEGQTVVTLTKLVTPGAMQQCLQFAYTGTVDRSALNLEETREAAEFLELPQLLILLTKHPFVAPDPHDATFERFLKRRFRDVCLEQGLFADVVFELDDGACTAHKSMLAARCDVMKAMFSGDFRESQAKVIGFPGIREYTFHKLLWFLYTDELPAVQASKCVNIFELANRLCLPRLINLVEKRVIEDLECLQPSEAIEQCLRLLEPVKLHNGHQLADWCMNHLCTNYNKLCRMSPRSLRLLHPENQAYLVEHRWPPVWYLKDYDYYQKCHVERDKEMTKPNEKNGSGCLCFSRKSESDPALSSSQL